A window from Candidatus Arthromitus sp. SFB-rat-Yit encodes these proteins:
- the smc gene encoding chromosome segregation protein SMC: MILKSIEIRGFKSFADSTELIFKHGITSVVGPNGSGKSNISDAIRWCLGEQSVKNLRGGKMEDVIFSGTQYRKQLSLAQVSLIIDNSRNELPIDYSTVIISRKLYRSGESEYLINNKPCKLKDINRLFFDTGIGKEGYSLIGQGKIEAILNGNSNDRRSIIEEAIGITKYKFKREEAYSKINHANENIIRINDMLFTYAEYLEPLKADSEKARKFINLSNELKDLEILIFYNNLYDIYEEIQNIKRDIVYRNLKLDDLINEKKIAENKREVFEKEFENLKLIEKRDKKRYYKIKDITQKNINMVNLKNNDINMLINSNKIYERQISENKSKINNITLRENIINKTRDELENEFNSLLSNLEKNEKLILDNSVRLHNLENQINSILLEKNKIVNVNNSIQNKIEFIKMSFFNIDNDKKTYLDEKKSIEDRIKKNDEYIDSIRYALKDLHRQENEIKILSESLLNRIESESKKIELLDDQLDNLNKDVIVKQANLDALRSLDNVYDGFNKSSKTLMNEINSGSLIRFKDKCFIVGNVLDTEERYAYAIETVIGGHISDIIIEEYSFVKDLINHLKENNLGRVTFHPLNSVNKYNIKFNNEVKSFKGFIDFAINLVKYDSKFNNIISNILGNTIICDNIDNALNIAKSINFSNRIVTLDSQIINSGGSITGGSIYSKKFNVLGRQRKISSEALEIDKKLLYISELKTDLKNLYDVRKNIQDEFETNNNLIKNIDIEILKKNEELKTYNDLRLRDIEELDKKNAVLNNLEDIYSSNDEEINKLNYELSLNNDNFVILEDNEKNARIEFENYKKIAEEIDNEITNCKIRKAKIEENILNIYDEGKRIALEKKDLIYSNGKTNDNIKSNNINIEKIEESIKILNKRIENLNNKFNEYKIDSYIIDQNKIQEKINKLKLDISELDLNIHDIERNINDLNIKSTKREVEFNINNDNLFKKYSINFDINDAEKYIIDKNELGNYNIKMKKITSEISELGNINIKSIEEYEVLSKKVEFITKQKEDLENSKMELEDFIESITSEMRNIFNENFKLINENFNSTFKELFKGGSAQLVLGDGDELESNIEIIVQPPGKKLQNINLLSGGEKGLSAISLLFAILRLKPVPFCVLDEIEAALDDNNVIKFSTFLKQYSSNVQFIVITHRKPTMEASDVIYGVTMEEKGVSKVVSINLANYNT; encoded by the coding sequence ATGATTCTTAAATCAATAGAGATAAGGGGATTTAAATCTTTTGCTGACTCAACCGAACTTATATTTAAACATGGTATAACATCAGTAGTAGGTCCAAATGGAAGTGGTAAAAGTAATATATCAGATGCAATAAGATGGTGCTTAGGTGAACAAAGTGTTAAAAATCTTAGAGGAGGTAAAATGGAAGATGTAATTTTTTCTGGAACTCAGTATAGAAAACAATTGTCTTTAGCTCAAGTTTCATTAATTATAGATAATTCCCGAAATGAACTTCCAATAGATTATAGCACTGTTATAATATCTAGAAAATTATATAGATCTGGTGAAAGTGAGTATTTAATAAATAATAAACCATGTAAGCTTAAAGATATAAATAGGCTATTTTTTGATACAGGTATAGGTAAAGAGGGTTATTCTTTAATTGGACAAGGTAAGATAGAAGCTATATTAAATGGAAATTCTAATGATAGGAGAAGTATAATCGAGGAAGCGATAGGTATAACAAAATATAAATTTAAGAGGGAAGAAGCATATAGTAAAATTAATCATGCCAATGAAAATATTATTAGAATTAATGATATGCTCTTTACATATGCGGAATATTTGGAGCCATTGAAAGCTGACAGTGAAAAGGCTAGGAAATTTATAAATCTTTCAAATGAACTCAAGGATTTAGAAATTTTGATTTTTTACAATAATTTATATGATATTTATGAGGAAATACAAAATATAAAAAGAGATATAGTTTATCGTAATTTAAAATTGGATGATTTGATAAATGAAAAGAAAATTGCGGAAAATAAGAGAGAGGTATTTGAAAAAGAATTTGAAAATTTAAAATTAATTGAGAAAAGAGATAAGAAGCGATATTATAAGATTAAAGATATTACGCAAAAAAATATAAATATGGTAAATCTTAAAAATAACGATATAAACATGCTTATTAATTCAAACAAGATATATGAAAGACAGATAAGTGAAAACAAATCTAAGATAAACAACATAACGCTTAGAGAAAATATAATTAATAAAACAAGAGATGAGCTAGAAAATGAATTTAATTCTCTTTTATCTAACTTAGAGAAAAATGAGAAATTAATTCTGGATAACAGTGTAAGATTGCATAACTTGGAAAATCAAATTAATAGCATTTTGTTGGAAAAAAATAAGATCGTTAATGTCAATAATAGCATACAAAATAAAATTGAATTTATAAAGATGAGTTTTTTCAATATAGATAATGACAAAAAGACTTATTTGGATGAAAAGAAGTCCATAGAAGATAGAATTAAAAAAAATGATGAGTACATAGATAGTATAAGATATGCTTTAAAAGATTTACACAGACAAGAAAATGAAATTAAAATTTTATCTGAAAGCTTATTAAATCGTATTGAATCAGAAAGTAAAAAGATAGAGCTACTTGACGATCAATTAGATAATTTAAATAAAGATGTGATAGTAAAACAAGCGAACCTTGATGCATTAAGAAGCCTTGATAATGTTTATGATGGGTTCAATAAATCAAGTAAAACTTTAATGAATGAAATTAATTCGGGATCATTAATTAGGTTCAAGGATAAATGTTTTATTGTGGGGAATGTTTTGGATACAGAAGAGAGGTATGCATATGCGATTGAAACCGTTATTGGAGGACATATTTCGGATATAATAATCGAAGAATATTCTTTTGTAAAAGATCTTATAAATCATCTTAAGGAAAATAATCTTGGACGTGTTACATTTCACCCTCTAAACAGTGTTAATAAATACAATATAAAATTTAACAATGAGGTCAAGTCGTTTAAAGGTTTTATAGATTTTGCTATAAATTTGGTTAAATATGATTCAAAGTTTAATAATATCATTAGCAATATTTTAGGTAATACTATCATCTGTGATAATATTGATAATGCTTTAAATATTGCAAAGAGTATAAATTTTTCTAATAGGATAGTGACCTTAGATTCTCAAATTATAAATTCTGGTGGATCTATTACAGGAGGATCGATTTATTCTAAGAAATTTAATGTTCTTGGGAGACAACGTAAAATTTCGAGCGAGGCTCTTGAAATTGATAAAAAATTATTATATATATCTGAGTTGAAGACTGATTTAAAAAATCTTTATGATGTTAGGAAAAATATACAAGATGAATTTGAAACAAATAATAATTTAATAAAAAATATAGATATAGAAATCTTGAAGAAGAATGAGGAATTAAAGACTTATAATGATTTGAGATTGAGAGATATTGAAGAGTTAGACAAAAAAAATGCTGTATTGAATAATTTGGAAGATATTTATAGTTCAAATGATGAGGAAATTAACAAATTAAATTATGAATTAAGTTTAAATAATGATAATTTTGTTATTTTGGAAGATAATGAGAAAAATGCAAGGATAGAATTTGAAAATTACAAAAAGATAGCTGAGGAGATAGACAATGAAATTACAAATTGTAAAATTAGGAAAGCTAAAATTGAGGAAAACATTTTAAATATTTATGATGAAGGTAAAAGAATTGCATTGGAGAAAAAGGACTTGATTTATTCCAATGGAAAGACAAATGATAATATAAAATCAAATAATATAAATATCGAAAAGATTGAGGAAAGTATAAAAATTCTTAATAAGAGAATAGAAAATTTAAACAATAAATTTAATGAATATAAAATTGATTCATATATAATAGACCAAAATAAAATACAAGAAAAAATAAACAAATTGAAATTAGATATTAGCGAATTGGATTTAAATATACACGATATTGAACGTAATATTAATGATTTGAATATTAAGAGTACCAAGAGAGAAGTAGAGTTTAATATAAATAATGATAATTTGTTTAAAAAATATTCTATTAATTTTGATATAAATGATGCGGAAAAATACATAATAGATAAGAACGAACTTGGTAATTATAATATAAAAATGAAAAAAATAACTAGTGAGATAAGTGAATTGGGAAATATAAATATTAAGTCTATTGAGGAATATGAAGTACTTAGCAAGAAGGTTGAATTTATAACTAAACAGAAGGAAGATTTAGAAAATAGTAAAATGGAGCTTGAAGATTTTATTGAAAGTATAACTTCAGAAATGAGAAATATATTTAATGAAAATTTTAAGCTCATAAATGAAAATTTTAATTCAACTTTTAAGGAATTATTTAAAGGTGGAAGTGCCCAACTTGTATTGGGAGATGGTGATGAGCTAGAGAGTAATATTGAAATAATTGTACAGCCTCCTGGCAAAAAACTTCAAAATATTAATTTATTATCAGGTGGCGAAAAGGGACTTTCTGCAATATCACTTTTATTTGCAATTCTAAGATTAAAGCCCGTACCATTTTGTGTTTTAGATGAAATTGAGGCTGCACTCGACGACAATAATGTTATTAAGTTTTCTACATTTTTAAAGCAATATTCTTCAAATGTACAATTTATAGTTATAACCCATAGAAAACCGACGATGGAAGCGAGTGATGTTATTTATGGTGTTACTATGGAGGAGAAAGGAGTATCTAAGGTAGTATCAATTAACTTAGCTAATTATAATACATAG
- the ftsY gene encoding signal recognition particle-docking protein FtsY — MLNNFFSKLKDSLTKTKENFTDKLNSILGLAITIDDDLYEEIEEMLIVCDIGIDVSCNIIERLKTIVRERKIKDPNMIKPIIKEIILDMLNESEDINQEKFPKIIIMIGINGVGKTTSIGKMANYFKNNDKDVIIAAGDTFRAAAIDQLQVWAERVDVKMIRHNQGSDPSAVVFDAIKSFRARNSDVLICDSAGRLHNKKNLMNELKKMNRIIENECSDVQREIYLVLDATTGQNALNQAIEFKEIANITGIILTKLDGTAKGGMVISIKDKLGIPVKYIGTGEGIDDIQPFNAQEFVDALI; from the coding sequence ATGCTAAATAATTTTTTCTCAAAATTAAAAGATAGCTTAACAAAAACTAAGGAGAATTTTACAGACAAATTAAATTCTATATTAGGGTTGGCTATAACTATAGATGACGATTTGTATGAAGAGATTGAGGAAATGTTAATTGTATGTGATATAGGAATAGATGTTTCGTGTAATATCATAGAAAGATTAAAAACTATAGTTCGTGAGCGTAAAATCAAAGATCCAAATATGATTAAACCTATTATAAAGGAAATTATACTCGATATGCTAAACGAATCAGAGGATATAAACCAAGAGAAATTTCCAAAAATAATAATAATGATAGGAATAAATGGAGTTGGAAAAACAACTAGTATAGGTAAAATGGCAAATTACTTTAAAAATAATGATAAGGATGTTATAATTGCTGCGGGTGATACTTTTAGAGCGGCAGCAATTGATCAATTGCAAGTTTGGGCTGAAAGGGTTGATGTTAAAATGATAAGACACAATCAAGGTTCAGATCCATCAGCAGTTGTTTTTGATGCCATAAAATCATTTAGAGCTAGAAATTCGGATGTGTTAATTTGTGATAGTGCGGGAAGACTTCATAATAAGAAAAATTTGATGAATGAATTGAAGAAGATGAATAGAATAATAGAAAATGAATGTAGTGATGTTCAGAGAGAAATATATTTAGTTTTAGATGCGACTACTGGTCAAAATGCTTTGAATCAAGCTATTGAATTTAAAGAAATAGCAAATATTACAGGTATTATTTTGACTAAACTTGATGGAACTGCAAAAGGTGGAATGGTAATTTCAATAAAAGATAAACTCGGAATACCAGTTAAATATATAGGTACTGGTGAGGGAATTGATGATATTCAACCATTTAATGCACAAGAGTTTGTTGATGCCTTAATATAA
- a CDS encoding DNA-binding protein codes for MDKKDLKNRNEIILLIDIYGDLLTEKQKKILELYFFDDLALVEIASINESSRQSILYSINKSIEQLYAFENKLKILERDMELNSKKKELIEKLEEFLDFGKNQELYNFIQNL; via the coding sequence ATGGATAAAAAAGATTTAAAAAATAGGAATGAAATTATATTGCTTATAGACATCTATGGAGATTTGTTGACAGAGAAACAGAAAAAAATTCTTGAACTTTATTTTTTTGATGATTTGGCTTTGGTCGAAATAGCTAGTATTAATGAGTCGAGTCGCCAGTCTATACTGTATTCTATTAATAAGAGTATTGAGCAATTGTACGCTTTTGAAAATAAATTAAAAATATTGGAAAGAGATATGGAGCTGAATAGTAAGAAAAAAGAATTAATAGAAAAACTGGAAGAGTTTTTAGATTTTGGTAAAAATCAGGAGTTGTATAATTTTATTCAGAATTTGTAG
- the ffh gene encoding signal recognition particle protein, giving the protein MAFDSLASKLQGVFKKLRGKGKLSEQDIKLAMREVKLALLESDVNYKVVKTFISRVSEKSLGKEVLESLTPAQQVIKIVNDELKSIMGNDQSKLNYNSNSTTVIMLVGLQGAGKTTMAAKLSLYCRKSGKSPLMIACDVYRPAAVKQLEVLGNQIDIPVFSIPDSKDPLNIVRKGLEKAESNMNNVVIIDTAGRLHIDDNLMDELREIKEISNPSEILMVIDSMIGQESVNIAETFNEKLDVTGFVLTKLDGDTRGGVALSIKEVIGKNIKFIGVGEKISDLEVFHPDRMASRILGMGDVLSLIEKAQESIDQEEAQKLSERMFANEFNFEDFKSAMHQMKKLGSFSKILQMIPGIGNAMKELKNINLDDSEKELSKIEAIINSMTAKERKNPKLLIGSASRKSRIAKGSGSTTAQVNKLIKDFENMSKMMKQFKGMTGKGKFGKKGFFPKLPF; this is encoded by the coding sequence ATGGCTTTTGATAGTTTAGCTAGTAAACTGCAGGGTGTTTTTAAAAAGCTTAGAGGCAAAGGTAAATTATCAGAACAAGATATAAAACTTGCTATGCGTGAAGTGAAATTAGCTTTGCTTGAATCGGATGTTAACTATAAAGTTGTTAAGACTTTTATAAGTAGAGTTAGTGAAAAATCTTTGGGAAAAGAAGTGCTTGAAAGTTTGACTCCGGCACAACAAGTTATAAAGATTGTAAATGATGAACTTAAGTCTATAATGGGTAATGATCAAAGTAAGTTAAACTACAATAGCAATAGTACTACTGTTATAATGCTTGTTGGACTCCAGGGAGCTGGTAAAACTACTATGGCAGCTAAACTTTCTCTTTATTGCAGGAAGTCGGGAAAGAGTCCACTCATGATTGCATGTGACGTATATAGACCAGCTGCAGTTAAACAATTAGAAGTGTTAGGTAATCAAATTGACATACCAGTATTTTCAATACCAGATAGTAAAGATCCTTTGAATATCGTTAGAAAAGGTCTTGAAAAGGCTGAATCAAATATGAATAATGTGGTAATTATTGATACAGCAGGACGTTTACATATTGATGATAATCTTATGGATGAATTGCGAGAAATCAAAGAAATTTCAAATCCTTCTGAAATATTGATGGTAATTGATTCGATGATTGGGCAGGAGTCTGTGAATATAGCCGAAACATTTAATGAAAAGTTAGATGTTACGGGATTTGTTTTAACGAAATTAGATGGGGATACTCGTGGGGGAGTAGCGTTATCTATAAAAGAAGTTATTGGTAAGAATATTAAATTCATTGGTGTTGGTGAGAAGATCAGTGATTTGGAAGTGTTCCATCCCGATAGAATGGCGTCCAGAATTTTGGGAATGGGTGATGTTTTGTCACTTATTGAAAAAGCTCAGGAATCGATTGATCAAGAGGAAGCTCAGAAACTTAGTGAAAGAATGTTTGCCAATGAGTTTAATTTTGAGGATTTCAAAAGTGCTATGCATCAAATGAAGAAATTAGGTTCTTTTTCAAAGATACTTCAAATGATACCAGGAATTGGAAATGCAATGAAGGAATTGAAAAATATAAATTTGGATGATAGTGAAAAAGAATTATCTAAAATTGAAGCAATTATTAATTCAATGACAGCTAAAGAGAGAAAAAATCCAAAGCTTCTTATAGGTTCAGCATCAAGAAAATCTAGGATAGCAAAAGGTTCTGGAAGTACAACTGCTCAAGTTAATAAACTTATAAAAGATTTTGAAAATATGAGTAAGATGATGAAACAATTTAAAGGTATGACTGGAAAAGGAAAATTTGGCAAAAAAGGATTTTTTCCTAAATTACCGTTTTAG
- the rpsP gene encoding 30S ribosomal protein S16: MVKIRLRRMGSKKKPFYRIVVADSRSPRDGKFIAEVGTYNPMKNPVEFTLKEEEIKKWISNGAQPTDAVNRLLVKAGIN; encoded by the coding sequence ATGGTAAAAATTAGATTAAGAAGAATGGGAAGCAAAAAGAAACCTTTTTATAGAATTGTTGTTGCAGATTCAAGAAGCCCAAGGGATGGTAAATTTATAGCTGAAGTTGGAACATATAATCCTATGAAAAATCCAGTTGAATTTACACTTAAAGAAGAAGAAATTAAAAAGTGGATTTCTAATGGAGCTCAACCTACTGATGCAGTTAATAGATTATTAGTTAAAGCAGGTATAAATTAG
- the rimM gene encoding ribosome maturation factor RimM (Essential for efficient processing of 16S rRNA), with translation MINVFSIGKISKPHGIRGEVNVIPFDEDLKIFKNLQSIFLSNSDTSEEDLVLVNVSSIKFKNNRVVMGIEGCSTCNEAELLRNKFVRIKRENIPIKDGDYFIADIKECTVYDENGVFLGKVSEVIKTKNNDVYWIKKTSLNDELLIPVLKSIVMDINVDEKKIVIKEVKSWSL, from the coding sequence ATGATAAATGTATTTTCTATTGGTAAAATATCTAAGCCACATGGTATCCGTGGTGAAGTGAATGTTATACCCTTTGATGAGGATTTGAAAATATTTAAAAATTTACAGAGCATTTTTTTAAGTAACAGCGATACATCAGAGGAAGATTTGGTATTAGTTAATGTATCATCTATTAAATTTAAAAATAATAGAGTGGTCATGGGTATCGAAGGTTGTTCAACTTGTAATGAGGCAGAATTGTTAAGGAATAAATTTGTGAGAATAAAGCGTGAAAATATTCCTATAAAAGATGGTGATTATTTTATTGCAGATATAAAAGAATGTACTGTGTATGATGAAAATGGTGTATTTTTGGGTAAAGTATCTGAAGTTATAAAAACTAAAAATAATGATGTCTATTGGATAAAGAAGACAAGTTTGAATGATGAACTGCTTATACCGGTGCTTAAATCTATTGTGATGGATATAAATGTCGATGAAAAGAAAATTGTTATTAAAGAAGTTAAAAGTTGGAGTTTATGA